The Ideonella dechloratans genome includes a window with the following:
- a CDS encoding Tn3-like element ISPa38 family transposase, with protein sequence MPRRSILSAAERESLLALPDTKDELIRHYTFSESDLSIIRQRRGPANRLGFAVQLCYLRFPGVILGADEPPFPPLLRLVANQLKVGIESWDEYGQREQTRREHLVELQTVFGFQPFTIGHYRQAVQLLTELAMQTDKGIVLARALIEHLRRQSVIVPALNAVERASAEAITRANRRLYDALAEPLTDVHRRRLDDLLKRRDNGKTTWLAWLRQSPVKPNSRHMLEHIERLKAWQALDLPSGIERLVHQNRLLKIAREGGQMTPADLAKFEPQRRYATLVALAIEGMATVTDEIIDLHDRILGKLFNAAKNKHQQQFQASGKAINAKVRLFGRIGQALIEAKQAGRDPFAAIEAVMSWDAFAESVTEAQRLAQPEDFDFLHRIGESYATLRRYAPEFLDVLKLRAAPAAKDVLDAIEVLRSMNSDNARKVPTDAPTEFIKPRWQKLVMTDTGIDRRYYELCALSELKNALRSGDIWVQGSRQFKDFEDYLVPPAKFASLKQASELPLAVATDCDQYLHDRLTLLETQLATVNRMALANELPDAIITESGLKITPLDAAVPDTAQALIDQTAMILPHVKITELLLEVDEWTGFTRHFAHLKSGDLAKDKNLLLTTILADAINLGLTKMAESCPGTTYAKLAWLQAWHIRDETYGAALAELVNAQFRHPFAEHWGDGTTSSSDGQNFRTGSKAESTGHINPKYGSSPGRTFYTHISDQYAPFHTKVVNVGVRDSTYVLDGLLYHESDLRIEEHYTDTAGFTDHVFALMHLLGFRFAPRIRDLGDTKLYIPKGDATYEALKPMIGGTLNIKHVRAHWDEILRMATSIKQGTATASLMLRKLGSYPRQNGLAVALRELGRIERTLFILDWLQSVELRRRVHAGLNKGEARNALARAVFFNRLGEIRDRSFEQQRYRASGLNLVTAAIVLWNTVYLERAANALRGHGQAVDDGLLQYLSPLGWEHINLTGDYLWRSSAKIGAGKFRPLRPLQPA encoded by the coding sequence ATGCCCCGCCGTTCGATCCTCTCCGCCGCCGAGCGCGAAAGCCTGCTGGCGTTGCCGGACACCAAGGATGAGTTGATCCGTCACTACACGTTCAGCGAAAGCGACCTCTCCATCATCCGGCAGCGGCGCGGCCCGGCCAATCGGCTGGGCTTCGCGGTGCAGCTCTGCTACCTGCGCTTTCCCGGCGTCATCCTTGGCGCTGATGAGCCACCGTTCCCGCCATTGCTGAGACTGGTCGCCAACCAGCTCAAGGTCGGCATCGAAAGCTGGGACGAGTACGGGCAGCGTGAGCAGACCCGACGCGAGCACCTGGTCGAGCTGCAAACGGTGTTCGGCTTCCAGCCGTTCACGATTGGCCACTACCGGCAGGCTGTCCAGTTGCTGACCGAGCTGGCCATGCAAACCGACAAGGGCATCGTGCTGGCCAGAGCCTTGATCGAGCACCTGCGGCGGCAGTCGGTCATTGTGCCCGCCCTCAACGCCGTCGAGCGGGCGAGCGCCGAAGCGATTACCCGCGCCAACCGGCGTCTCTACGACGCCTTGGCTGAGCCGCTGACGGACGTGCATCGCCGTCGCCTCGACGATCTGCTCAAGCGCCGCGACAACGGCAAGACGACGTGGCTGGCCTGGCTGCGGCAATCCCCGGTCAAACCGAACTCGCGGCACATGCTGGAACACATCGAACGCCTCAAGGCGTGGCAGGCGCTCGACCTGCCCTCCGGCATCGAGCGGCTGGTTCACCAGAACCGGCTGCTCAAGATCGCCCGCGAGGGCGGCCAGATGACGCCCGCCGACCTGGCGAAGTTCGAGCCGCAGCGGCGTTACGCGACCCTGGTGGCGCTCGCCATCGAGGGCATGGCCACCGTCACCGACGAAATCATCGACCTGCATGACCGCATCCTGGGCAAGCTGTTCAATGCCGCCAAGAACAAGCATCAGCAGCAGTTCCAGGCATCCGGCAAGGCGATCAATGCCAAGGTGCGGCTGTTCGGGCGCATCGGCCAGGCGCTGATCGAGGCCAAGCAAGCGGGCCGCGATCCGTTCGCCGCCATCGAGGCCGTCATGTCCTGGGATGCTTTCGCCGAGAGCGTCACCGAAGCGCAGCGGCTCGCGCAACCCGAGGACTTCGATTTCCTGCACCGCATCGGCGAGAGCTACGCCACGCTGCGCCGCTACGCGCCGGAATTTCTCGACGTGCTCAAGTTGCGGGCCGCGCCCGCCGCCAAGGACGTACTCGACGCCATCGAGGTGCTGCGCAGCATGAACAGCGACAACGCCCGCAAGGTGCCCACCGACGCGCCGACCGAGTTCATCAAGCCGCGCTGGCAGAAGCTGGTGATGACCGACACCGGCATCGACCGGCGCTACTACGAACTGTGCGCGCTGTCGGAGCTGAAGAACGCGCTGCGCTCCGGCGACATCTGGGTGCAAGGCTCGCGCCAGTTCAAGGACTTCGAGGACTACCTGGTGCCGCCCGCGAAATTCGCCAGCCTCAAGCAGGCCAGCGAATTGCCGCTGGCCGTGGCCACCGATTGCGACCAGTACCTGCATGACCGGCTGACGCTGCTGGAAACGCAGCTCGCCACCGTCAACCGCATGGCGCTGGCCAACGAGCTGCCGGACGCCATCATCACGGAGTCGGGCCTGAAGATCACGCCGCTCGATGCGGCGGTGCCCGATACCGCACAGGCCCTGATCGACCAGACGGCGATGATCCTACCGCACGTCAAGATCACCGAATTGCTGCTGGAGGTAGACGAATGGACGGGCTTCACCCGGCACTTCGCCCACCTGAAGTCAGGCGACCTGGCCAAGGACAAAAACCTGTTGCTGACCACGATCCTCGCCGACGCGATCAACCTGGGCCTGACCAAGATGGCGGAATCGTGCCCCGGCACGACCTACGCCAAGCTGGCCTGGCTGCAAGCCTGGCACATCCGCGACGAAACCTACGGGGCGGCACTGGCCGAGCTGGTCAACGCGCAGTTCCGACATCCCTTCGCCGAGCATTGGGGCGACGGCACCACGTCATCGTCGGACGGCCAGAACTTCCGCACCGGCAGCAAGGCCGAGAGCACCGGCCACATCAATCCGAAATACGGCAGCAGCCCAGGGCGGACGTTCTACACCCATATCTCCGACCAGTACGCGCCGTTCCACACCAAGGTCGTGAACGTCGGCGTGCGCGACTCGACCTACGTGCTCGACGGCCTGCTGTATCACGAATCCGACCTGCGGATCGAGGAGCACTACACCGACACGGCAGGGTTCACGGACCACGTCTTCGCGTTGATGCACCTGCTGGGCTTCCGCTTCGCCCCGCGCATTCGTGACCTGGGCGACACCAAGCTCTACATCCCGAAGGGCGATGCCACCTACGAGGCGTTGAAACCGATGATCGGCGGCACGCTCAACATCAAGCACGTCCGCGCCCATTGGGATGAAATCCTGCGGATGGCCACCTCGATCAAGCAGGGCACGGCGACGGCCTCGCTGATGCTCAGGAAGCTTGGCAGCTACCCGCGCCAGAACGGCCTGGCCGTCGCCCTGCGTGAGCTGGGACGCATCGAGCGCACACTGTTCATCCTGGACTGGCTGCAAAGCGTCGAGCTGCGCCGCCGCGTGCATGCCGGGCTGAACAAAGGCGAGGCGCGCAACGCGCTGGCCCGCGCCGTGTTCTTCAACCGCCTGGGGGAAATCCGCGACCGCAGCTTCGAGCAGCAGCGCTACCGGGCCAGCGGCCTCAACCTGGTGACGGCGGCCATCGTGCTATGGAACACGGTCTATCTGGAGCGGGCCGCGAACGCCTTGCGTGGCCACGGTCAAGCCGTCGATGACGGCCTGTTGCAGTACCTGTCGCCGCTCGGCTGGGAGCACATCAACCTGACCGGCGATTACCTCTGGCGCAGCAGCGCCAAGATCGGCGCGGGCAAGTTCAGGCCGCTACGGCCGCTGCAACCGGCTTAG
- a CDS encoding nucleotidyltransferase family protein — protein sequence MRPSVVLDMKRSAVREAVGRFRAANPRVFGSVLHGTDRDGSDLDLLVDALPGATLLDLGDLEEELKSLLGVDVDLLTPGDLPPKFRAKVLAEAQPI from the coding sequence ATGCGACCGTCTGTTGTGCTTGACATGAAGCGAAGCGCAGTGCGTGAAGCGGTAGGCCGCTTTCGCGCCGCGAACCCGCGCGTCTTCGGCTCGGTGCTGCATGGCACCGACCGGGATGGCAGCGACCTCGACCTGTTGGTCGATGCGCTGCCCGGTGCCACGTTGTTGGACTTGGGCGATTTGGAAGAAGAACTGAAATCGCTGCTCGGCGTTGACGTCGATCTGCTGACTCCCGGCGACCTGCCGCCGAAGTTCCGGGCCAAGGTGCTCGCGGAGGCGCAACCGATATGA